One genomic segment of Centropristis striata isolate RG_2023a ecotype Rhode Island chromosome 11, C.striata_1.0, whole genome shotgun sequence includes these proteins:
- the LOC131980848 gene encoding fizzy-related protein homolog has translation MDQDYECRLLRQINIQNENASPVKALGAVRALTPTSSPLSSPSKHGDRFIPSRAGANWSVNFHRINEIEKSHNQNRKTKDGTTDSNKADGLAYSALLKNELLGAGIEKVQDPQSEDRRLQPSTPAKRSLFSYSVSTKRALPEEDGNTVSPYSLSPVSSNSQKLLRSPRKPTRKISKIPFKVLDAPELQDDFYLNLVDWSSLNVLSVGLGTCVYLWSACTSQVTRLCDLSVEGDSVTSVGWSERGNLVAVGTHKGYVQIWDAAAGKKLSVLEGHTARVGALAWNADQLSSGSRDRVILQRDIRAPPLQSERRLQGHRQEVCGLKWSTDHQLLASGGNDNKLLVWNHSSVLPVQQYTEHLAAVKAIAWSPHQHGLLASGGGTADRCIRFWNTLTGQPLQCTDTGSQVCNLAWSKHTNELVSTHGYSQNQILVWKYPSLTQVAKLTGHSYRVLYLAMSPDGEAIVTGAGDETLRFWNVFSKMRSTKESVSVLNLFTRIR, from the exons ATGGATCAGGACTATGAGTGCAGGCTGCTCAGACAGATCAACATTCAAAATGAGAACGCAAGCCCAGTA AAAGCGTTAGGAGCAGTGCGGGCACTGACACCCACCAGCTCCCCCCTGTCCTCCCCTAGCAAGCATGGTGATCGCTTTATTCCCTCCCGGGCCGGGGCCAACTGGAGTGTCAACTTCCATCGTATCAAT GAAATTGAAAAGTCGCACAATCAAAACAGAAAAACCAAAGATGGCACAACGGACAGCAACAAAG CGGACGGTCTGGCTTACTCAGCTCTGCTAAAGAACGAGCTGCTCGGAGCAGGCATCGAGAAAGTCCAAGACCCCCAGTCAGAAGACCGCCGTCTACAGCCATCTACTCCTGCCAAGAGAAGCctttttagt TATTCTGTAAGTACGAAGAGGGCTCTACCAGAAGAAGATGGAAACACAGTCTCTCCATATTCTCTATCGCCTGTTAGTAGCAACAG CCAGAAACTGCTGCGGTCGCCAAGAAAACCTACACGTAAAATATCCAAAATTCCTTTCAAAGTCCTGGATGCTCCAGAGCTTCAGGACGACTTCTACCTCAACCTAGTGGACTGGTCCTCTCTGAATGTGCTCAGTGTTGGACTGGGAACCTGCGTCTACCTGTGGAGCGCCTGCACCAGCCAG GTGACACGACTATGTGACCTTTCTGTGGAAGGAGATTCTGTTACATCAGTAGGCTGGTCAGAGAGG GGTAACCTGGTGGCGGTGGGGACTCATAAAGGCTATGTACAGATCTGGGATGCAGCAGCAGGGAAGAAGCTCTCTGTACTAGAAGGACACACAGCCAGAGTGG GTGCGTTGGCATGGAATGCGGACCAGCTGTCATCTGGGAGCCGCGATCGGGTCATCCTGCAGCGGGACATCAGAGCCCCGCCTCTCCAGTCGGAGCGACGTCTCCaaggacacagacaggaagtctgcGGGCTCAAGTGGAGCACAGACCACCAGCTGCTGGCCTCGGGTGGAAATGACAACAAG TTACTTGTGTGGAACCACTCGAGCGTCCTCCCGGTGCAGCAGTACACGGAGCACTTGGCTGCAGTGAAGGCCATTGCCTGGTCACCCCACCAGCACGGCCTGCTGGCCTCCGGAGGCGGCACCGCCGACCGCTGCATCCGCTTCTGGAACACCCTGACCGGCCAGcccttacagtgcacagacacCGGCTCTCAGGTCTGCAACCTCGCCTGGTCCAAGCACACTAATGAACTG GTCAGCACACATGGTTATTCCCAGAACCAGATCCTGGTGTGGAAGTATCCCTCTCTCACTCAAGTGGCCAAACTTACTGGACAttcctacagagtactctaccTG GCCATGTCCCCTGACGGAGAGGCCATAGTGACGGGAGCTGGAGATGAAACACTTCGGTTCTGGAACGTCTTCAGCAAGATGAGATCCACTAAG GAATCTGTATCCGTGCTGAACCTCTTCACCAGGATTCGGTAG